One window from the genome of Pseudomonas frederiksbergensis encodes:
- a CDS encoding non-ribosomal peptide synthetase — MNDKVKALSRNIEAIYPLAPMQQGLLFHSLMHPGKGMYLLQYRHVMVMPDLDLAAFRQAWAQVVERHELLRTSFVWKQQKRPMQVVHKQVELPITFEDWSHLSEGEQQDRLEQLLSEERAEGLDFTKAPLMRVRLYKLAPDTYQFVRSYHHILMDAWCFSIIMMDFLNGYRAAREGRRLNLPTPRPYRDFIRWLETQKPEDHQAFWQQRLAGFDTPNEFGFGHVGRIQGAAEPVEDCVEFLEPGQTQALQSVAAQHGLTLNTLVQGAWALLLARYSGDRDLVFGITVAGRPVHLQGMESIVGLFINSLPLRWRYGPQEGLGPWLKALQTENLSLREHESVSLADIQRWSDVQRQDLFQSLFVFENAPIAADLRQGQLDYLISDMANRTHTNYPITVVIVPGERLHLQLTYQTDWFLREEVEQMLRHFRTLLLNMGEALGANAGTPLHRLAMLDESEIVHQHEVWAGGGLEPDEQLLQPLYIERFQEQVRQTPARIAIVHGEQTLTFDQLNRAANRLARHLRAQGVNRDDLIAVFDERGLDLVVMIVATLKAGAGWLPLDPRNPAQRLAQVLRQSRTPLLIHSAGQGELAMQALDLLDQRPKAVRYDPSVLCSYGDDDLNVTVHDTSLAYCIFTSGSTGTPKGAMVAQAGMLNNILGKLPGLGLDANDVIAQTAPQCFDISVWQTLAGLVLGARTVILGDCVVQDPEALASAIGRHGISILEAVPSLMQSLLDAGLETSSLRWVLATGEALPPALARRWFERYPAIPLMNAYGPAECSDDVAFHPLLERLPEQRINVPIGRATLNNRLYLLNADLQPMPVGAVGEIFVAGVGVGRGYMADPARTAAVFLPDPIANDGSRLYRTGDLARFLPNGDLEYVGRTDHQVKIRGHRIELDEIEACLTRYPGVREAVVVARDDQQRAKVLVAYIVADGACGIETLREHVLGNLPAYMIPSAFVFLERFPLNGNGKIDRKSLPAPDFAAQSQARYVAPSSELQGQLVEAWQSVLGLGQVGVEDNFFELGGHSLLATQLIGLIGKLSGKDLPLRVVFERPTITAMADWLENQAGAVKPSPTLLPRPETLPLSFAQQRLWFLQQLDPDSPAYNLAGAVRLTGELHVADLRAALQAVLDQHEVLRTGFIGAAQGPSQVVLAHSEVDLPVIDVASEDALHERLRRDAMTPFALDAAPLLRARLYRLAPEAFVLSLNCHHIVADGWSLQLIIDGFCEQYRNRRRGLATPRPAPAMQYADYAVWQRHWMGSKACEQELAYWREQLAGELPVLDLAADFPRPAQASQAGGRVECRLPDELAARLKAFSARHGWSNFIPLLAAFQLLLRSRSGEDDILVGVPAANRHHAVLQPLVGCFVNTLVYRKKLSGERSPLQLMNELQALSVAVQSHQDLPFDYLIEQLGVVRQVSYNPLFQVMFNYFPGNALERFELTDVIAEPLDNRPDSALCDLHLDVRDSEHGISLSLQYSRDLFRQQTAQGMAEQYLALLDALIEQAAQPLGELAWQSAERALARIDGRAVAGQQDMLEAFALQVARQPEAIAVVAGNQHLTYAELDQAAEALASTLQAHGVGVEDRVALSLPRDARLPMAMLAVLKAGAAYVPLAEDTPPERGRYILEAAQPTLCLGTAASLNVLAQWNTGLPLLDIDASGSTGTRKPVACIPGQLAYVLYTSGSTGQPKGVAISRGNLMNLMLAVEQVLPMTASDRVLALTTATFDIAIVELLLPLAHGASILLADREQARDPQAIDQLLITGQPTVMQATPATWRMLVAHTSRSWQGVRAISGGEALPCALAEAIEGRGANVINGYGPTEATVYSTFEVRSGNESAVEVPIGQPVANTAAYVLDADLQPVAAGVPGELYLAGANLGRGYFAAARLTAAAFLPDPFVAGARMYRTGDRVRRNSNGSLDYLGRLDFQVKLRGFRIELGEIEALLSRIPGVREAAVVLLGNGESARLVGYYAGDALDETALRANLGAQLPDYMLPSQFVRLETLPLSPSGKVDRKALPAPQQRDGQQGALSSEWERTLAGLWEELLGCTDVGADDNFFALGGHSLLAARLVARIAEQHGRRLPLRNVFEQPVLRDLAATLAQASTEADGILRAFEEPSTPLHFTQQRLWFLDRLQGDTQAYHLSLALRLDGLLQPALLEQALAQLVVRQHSLRTVFSDTADGARQHVDDLGTLALSFESLEIDEHASGFTQKLSQEAQRPFDLTAPPLWRVRVYVGQDRSVLQVTLHHIIADARSLEILFNELQVIYQALLEEREACLPALPLQFTDIAASWQSPVGQARIESQLDYWRATLAGEPPVLNLPTDMPRPAEQGYKGQRLRFNLPATLVKHLRETAQRHGLTAFAPLLAAWKTLLARHSGQREIWIGLPVAHRHQAHTDNLIGYFATTQVLRSHLDPQQSVEQFWQQLHATHLAAQQHADVPFERLVEALQVRRDLSHTPLFQALFNLIQRDANATLEQRFAGLPAQRLNVESDSALVDIGLHIEQQGEEWQCVLEYNTDLFLAQTAQRYADEFRYLLEGMLQEPDARLWDIDLANADHALAQRPWNCLAQSLTPAVDVIVRFEAQAVLTPDALAVDCQDQQLTYAQLNAISNRLAHWLRAQGVGTDDLIAVCLSRGPWLLPTLLGIHKAGAAYLPLDPQYPSERLAFIIEHARPALVLTESLCAEALGGVDHILLDRLPLDTRSDANLALPIDAQQRAYVIYTSGSTGTPKGVQVNRGNLSNLLAGLDRLLPLGAKDVWLASTTYAFDMCKPELFLPLVNGAAILLARREQVVDGHQLFALLRRATVFQATPAGWQILLETGQADWPPLRGLIGGEAVPGELVNELRGRGVALINAYGPTETTVWSTTQALQDVPSGVADIGMPLLNTLCYVLDDMLRPVPLGATGELYIAGSGVTRGYQRAPATTAAAYLPDPYAGEPGSRMYRTGDLVRRRHDGRLAYVGRGDFQVKVRGFRIEPGEIESLLRRYPGVEEAVVMIDARSQSLFAWLQAPSPVDQAALRRYLEGVLPGYMIPAGFIEQPRFALNANGKIDRKALPAPQPVAIQGVAPRNELERQLADIWQELLALPQVGVFNSFFELGGHSLLAMRLMTQVESRFGVKLELRSLFQNPTIAALAEQIEKPQGPSTDEALDEMQRLLAEMEL; from the coding sequence ATGAACGACAAGGTCAAGGCTCTTTCGCGCAACATCGAAGCTATTTACCCGCTGGCTCCCATGCAGCAAGGATTGTTGTTCCACAGCCTGATGCACCCGGGCAAGGGCATGTATCTGCTGCAATATCGCCATGTCATGGTCATGCCGGACCTGGACCTCGCGGCATTCCGCCAGGCCTGGGCGCAGGTGGTGGAGCGCCATGAACTGCTGCGCACCTCGTTCGTATGGAAGCAGCAGAAGCGCCCGATGCAGGTGGTGCACAAGCAGGTCGAACTGCCGATCACCTTCGAGGATTGGTCGCACCTGAGCGAAGGCGAGCAACAGGATCGCCTCGAGCAGTTGCTCAGCGAAGAACGCGCCGAAGGGTTGGACTTCACCAAAGCGCCACTGATGCGAGTCAGGCTGTACAAACTGGCACCCGACACCTACCAGTTCGTGCGCAGCTACCACCACATCCTCATGGATGCCTGGTGCTTCTCGATCATCATGATGGACTTCCTCAACGGCTACCGCGCCGCCCGGGAAGGACGTCGACTGAACCTGCCGACACCGCGCCCTTATCGCGATTTCATCCGCTGGCTGGAGACCCAGAAACCGGAAGATCACCAAGCCTTCTGGCAACAGCGGCTGGCGGGCTTCGACACGCCGAACGAGTTTGGCTTCGGTCATGTTGGCCGCATCCAAGGCGCTGCCGAACCGGTCGAGGACTGTGTCGAGTTCCTGGAACCCGGGCAGACCCAGGCGTTGCAGAGCGTTGCGGCCCAACATGGCCTCACCCTCAACACCCTGGTGCAAGGCGCCTGGGCTTTGTTGCTGGCGCGCTATAGCGGCGATCGCGACTTGGTATTCGGCATCACCGTCGCCGGCCGTCCGGTGCACCTGCAAGGCATGGAAAGCATCGTCGGCCTGTTCATCAATAGCTTGCCGCTGCGCTGGCGCTATGGCCCGCAGGAAGGGCTCGGGCCGTGGCTGAAAGCCTTGCAGACCGAGAACCTCAGCCTGCGCGAGCATGAAAGTGTTTCCCTGGCGGACATCCAGCGTTGGAGCGATGTGCAGCGCCAGGATCTGTTCCAGAGCCTGTTCGTGTTCGAGAACGCGCCCATTGCCGCCGACTTGCGCCAGGGGCAGTTGGACTACCTGATCAGCGACATGGCCAACCGTACCCACACCAACTACCCGATCACCGTGGTGATCGTGCCAGGTGAGCGTCTGCACCTGCAGTTGACCTACCAAACCGATTGGTTCCTGCGTGAAGAAGTCGAGCAGATGCTGCGGCATTTCCGCACCTTGTTATTGAACATGGGCGAAGCCCTCGGCGCAAATGCCGGCACGCCGTTGCATCGACTGGCAATGCTCGATGAAAGTGAAATCGTCCACCAGCACGAGGTCTGGGCCGGTGGCGGACTGGAACCCGACGAACAACTGCTGCAACCGTTGTACATCGAACGTTTCCAGGAACAGGTTCGCCAGACCCCGGCACGCATCGCCATTGTCCACGGCGAGCAAACCCTGACGTTCGATCAGTTGAACCGCGCCGCCAACCGACTGGCCCGACATTTGCGCGCGCAAGGTGTGAACCGTGACGATCTGATCGCGGTGTTCGACGAACGGGGCCTGGACCTGGTGGTAATGATTGTCGCCACGCTCAAGGCCGGTGCCGGTTGGCTGCCGCTCGATCCGCGCAACCCGGCCCAGCGCCTGGCCCAGGTGCTGCGCCAGAGCCGCACGCCGTTGCTGATTCATAGCGCAGGGCAGGGCGAACTGGCGATGCAGGCCCTCGACCTGCTCGACCAGCGCCCCAAGGCCGTGCGCTACGACCCTTCGGTACTTTGCAGCTACGGCGACGATGACCTGAACGTCACCGTGCACGACACATCGTTGGCTTATTGCATCTTCACCTCTGGCTCCACCGGCACGCCGAAGGGTGCAATGGTTGCGCAGGCGGGCATGCTCAATAACATCCTCGGCAAACTGCCGGGGTTGGGGCTCGATGCAAACGACGTGATCGCCCAGACCGCGCCGCAGTGCTTCGACATTTCCGTCTGGCAAACCCTCGCCGGCCTGGTGTTGGGTGCGCGCACGGTGATCCTCGGCGACTGCGTGGTGCAGGACCCCGAGGCATTGGCCTCGGCCATCGGACGTCACGGCATCAGCATCCTCGAAGCGGTGCCGTCATTGATGCAAAGCCTGCTTGACGCCGGCTTGGAAACCTCGTCCCTGCGCTGGGTGCTCGCCACGGGCGAGGCCTTGCCGCCAGCCTTGGCGCGTCGCTGGTTCGAACGTTATCCGGCGATCCCGCTGATGAACGCCTACGGGCCGGCGGAATGCTCCGATGACGTGGCCTTTCATCCGCTGCTCGAACGCTTGCCGGAACAACGCATCAACGTACCGATCGGCCGCGCCACGCTGAACAATCGCTTGTACCTGCTCAACGCTGATTTGCAGCCGATGCCGGTGGGCGCGGTCGGGGAAATCTTCGTCGCCGGCGTCGGCGTCGGGCGCGGCTATATGGCCGATCCGGCACGCACGGCGGCAGTCTTCCTGCCGGATCCGATCGCCAACGACGGTTCGCGCCTTTACCGCACCGGTGACTTGGCGCGCTTCCTGCCCAACGGCGACCTGGAATACGTCGGACGCACCGACCACCAAGTCAAGATTCGTGGCCACCGCATCGAGCTGGACGAAATCGAGGCTTGCCTGACCCGATACCCCGGCGTGCGCGAAGCCGTGGTTGTGGCCCGTGACGACCAGCAACGCGCCAAGGTGCTGGTGGCTTACATCGTGGCCGATGGGGCCTGCGGCATCGAGACGTTGCGCGAGCATGTACTGGGCAATCTCCCGGCCTACATGATCCCGAGCGCATTCGTGTTCCTGGAACGTTTTCCACTCAACGGCAACGGCAAGATCGACCGTAAGTCGCTGCCCGCGCCGGACTTCGCCGCGCAAAGCCAGGCCCGCTATGTGGCGCCGAGCAGCGAGTTGCAAGGCCAGTTGGTGGAAGCCTGGCAGAGCGTGCTCGGCCTGGGCCAGGTGGGTGTCGAGGACAATTTCTTCGAGCTGGGCGGCCATTCGCTGCTGGCAACCCAACTGATCGGCTTGATCGGCAAGCTCAGCGGCAAGGACCTGCCGTTGCGGGTCGTGTTCGAACGTCCGACCATCACCGCCATGGCCGATTGGCTGGAGAACCAGGCGGGCGCGGTAAAACCGTCGCCGACCTTGCTGCCGCGCCCGGAAACGCTGCCGCTGTCGTTTGCCCAGCAACGGCTGTGGTTCTTGCAACAACTCGACCCCGACAGTCCGGCGTACAACCTGGCCGGCGCCGTGCGCCTGACGGGCGAGCTGCACGTCGCTGACCTGCGCGCTGCCTTGCAAGCGGTCCTCGACCAGCACGAGGTGCTGCGCACCGGGTTCATCGGTGCGGCTCAAGGGCCGAGCCAGGTTGTCCTGGCGCACAGCGAAGTTGATTTGCCGGTCATCGATGTGGCGAGCGAAGACGCGCTGCACGAACGACTGCGCCGGGACGCGATGACGCCGTTCGCCCTCGACGCGGCGCCGCTGCTGCGCGCCAGGCTGTATCGCCTGGCGCCGGAGGCGTTTGTCCTGTCGTTGAATTGCCACCACATCGTTGCCGATGGTTGGTCCCTGCAGCTGATCATCGACGGCTTTTGCGAACAGTACCGCAATCGGCGCCGGGGCCTGGCGACCCCGCGGCCCGCCCCGGCAATGCAATACGCCGACTACGCCGTGTGGCAGCGCCATTGGATGGGCAGCAAGGCGTGCGAGCAAGAGCTGGCCTACTGGCGCGAACAACTGGCCGGCGAGCTGCCGGTGCTCGACCTGGCCGCCGATTTTCCTCGTCCCGCCCAGGCCAGCCAGGCCGGTGGACGTGTCGAGTGTCGCTTGCCTGACGAGCTGGCGGCACGACTCAAGGCCTTCAGCGCCCGCCACGGCTGGAGCAACTTCATCCCGCTGCTGGCCGCTTTTCAGTTGCTGCTGCGCAGCCGCAGCGGCGAAGACGACATCCTAGTCGGCGTCCCGGCGGCCAATCGGCACCATGCGGTCTTGCAGCCGCTGGTGGGTTGCTTCGTCAATACCCTGGTGTATCGCAAGAAGCTCTCCGGCGAGCGCAGCCCGCTGCAACTGATGAACGAATTGCAGGCCTTGTCCGTGGCGGTCCAGTCCCACCAGGACTTGCCGTTCGACTACTTGATCGAACAGCTGGGCGTGGTCCGGCAGGTGAGCTACAACCCGCTGTTCCAAGTGATGTTCAACTACTTCCCGGGCAACGCCCTGGAGCGCTTCGAGCTCACCGACGTCATCGCCGAACCGCTGGACAACCGCCCGGACAGCGCCTTGTGCGACCTGCACCTGGACGTGCGCGACAGCGAGCATGGCATCAGCCTGAGCCTGCAATACAGCCGCGATCTGTTCCGCCAGCAGACTGCGCAAGGCATGGCCGAGCAATACCTGGCATTGCTCGATGCGTTGATCGAGCAAGCCGCCCAGCCTCTGGGTGAACTGGCATGGCAGAGCGCTGAACGGGCCCTGGCGCGGATCGATGGCCGCGCGGTGGCTGGTCAGCAGGACATGCTCGAAGCCTTCGCGCTCCAGGTTGCCCGCCAGCCCGAGGCGATTGCCGTCGTCGCAGGCAATCAGCACCTGACTTACGCCGAACTCGACCAGGCCGCCGAGGCGCTCGCGTCGACGTTGCAGGCCCATGGCGTCGGTGTCGAAGACCGCGTGGCGTTGAGCCTGCCCCGCGATGCACGCCTGCCCATGGCGATGCTGGCAGTGCTCAAGGCCGGGGCGGCGTACGTGCCGTTGGCCGAGGACACGCCGCCGGAGCGCGGCCGCTACATTCTCGAAGCGGCGCAGCCCACGTTATGCCTGGGTACCGCCGCGAGCCTTAACGTATTGGCGCAGTGGAACACCGGGCTGCCGTTGCTCGACATCGACGCCAGCGGCTCGACCGGCACGCGCAAGCCTGTGGCCTGCATCCCCGGCCAGCTCGCCTACGTGTTGTACACCTCCGGCTCCACCGGCCAGCCCAAAGGCGTGGCAATCAGCCGTGGCAACTTGATGAACCTGATGTTGGCTGTCGAACAGGTCTTGCCGATGACGGCCAGTGACCGGGTCCTGGCCTTGACCACCGCGACGTTCGATATTGCCATCGTCGAGTTGCTCCTGCCCCTGGCCCATGGCGCCAGCATCCTCCTGGCCGATCGGGAACAGGCGCGGGATCCGCAAGCGATCGATCAGTTGCTGATCACCGGACAACCCACCGTCATGCAGGCCACGCCGGCCACATGGCGCATGCTGGTGGCGCACACTTCGCGCAGTTGGCAGGGCGTGCGCGCCATCTCCGGTGGCGAAGCCTTGCCGTGCGCACTGGCTGAAGCCATCGAGGGCAGGGGGGCCAACGTCATCAACGGCTACGGCCCGACGGAAGCGACCGTCTACAGCACCTTCGAAGTACGCAGCGGCAACGAAAGCGCCGTCGAGGTGCCGATCGGGCAACCGGTGGCAAATACCGCCGCCTACGTGCTCGACGCCGACCTGCAACCGGTCGCCGCCGGTGTGCCCGGTGAGCTGTACCTGGCCGGGGCCAACCTGGGTCGAGGCTATTTCGCTGCCGCGCGCCTGACCGCCGCCGCGTTCCTGCCGGATCCTTTCGTCGCCGGCGCGCGCATGTACCGTACCGGTGACCGGGTGCGCCGCAATAGCAACGGCAGCCTGGATTACCTCGGACGCCTGGATTTCCAGGTCAAGCTGCGGGGGTTCCGTATCGAGCTGGGCGAAATCGAAGCGTTGCTGTCCCGCATCCCCGGGGTTCGCGAGGCGGCCGTGGTGCTGCTGGGCAACGGTGAATCGGCGCGGCTGGTGGGTTACTACGCTGGCGACGCACTGGACGAAACGGCGCTGCGCGCCAACCTTGGCGCGCAGTTGCCGGACTACATGCTGCCCAGCCAGTTCGTTCGCCTCGAGACCCTGCCGTTGAGCCCCAGCGGCAAGGTCGACCGCAAGGCCCTGCCGGCACCGCAGCAGCGTGACGGCCAGCAGGGCGCGCTGTCGAGCGAGTGGGAGCGGACCCTGGCCGGGCTCTGGGAGGAGTTGTTGGGATGCACCGACGTTGGCGCCGACGATAACTTCTTTGCCCTCGGCGGACATTCGTTGCTGGCGGCGCGGCTGGTGGCACGAATCGCCGAACAGCATGGCCGACGCTTGCCATTGCGCAACGTCTTCGAACAACCGGTGCTGCGCGACCTGGCCGCCACCTTGGCCCAGGCCAGCACCGAGGCCGACGGCATTCTGCGTGCGTTCGAAGAACCCTCGACGCCGTTGCATTTCACTCAGCAACGCTTGTGGTTCCTCGACCGTCTGCAGGGCGACACCCAGGCCTATCACCTGTCCTTGGCCTTGCGCCTGGACGGGCTCCTGCAGCCGGCTTTGCTGGAACAGGCGCTGGCGCAACTGGTGGTTCGCCAACACAGCCTGCGGACAGTGTTCAGCGACACCGCCGACGGCGCACGCCAGCACGTCGACGACCTCGGCACCCTGGCGCTGAGCTTCGAGTCGCTGGAAATAGACGAACATGCGAGTGGCTTCACCCAAAAGCTCAGCCAGGAGGCGCAGCGCCCATTCGACCTCACCGCGCCGCCGCTGTGGCGGGTGCGTGTGTATGTGGGCCAGGATCGCAGCGTGCTGCAAGTCACTTTGCACCACATCATCGCCGATGCGCGTTCGCTGGAGATTCTCTTCAATGAACTGCAAGTGATCTACCAGGCGTTGCTGGAAGAGCGCGAGGCGTGCCTGCCAGCCTTGCCGCTGCAGTTCACCGACATTGCGGCGAGTTGGCAAAGCCCGGTGGGGCAGGCGCGGATCGAGTCGCAGCTTGACTACTGGCGAGCCACGCTGGCGGGCGAACCGCCGGTGCTGAACCTGCCAACCGACATGCCGCGGCCCGCCGAGCAGGGCTACAAGGGCCAGCGCCTGCGCTTCAACCTGCCGGCGACGCTGGTCAAGCACCTGCGCGAGACGGCGCAGCGCCATGGCCTGACCGCTTTCGCACCGTTGCTGGCGGCCTGGAAAACCTTGTTGGCCAGACACTCGGGCCAACGGGAAATCTGGATCGGCCTGCCGGTCGCTCATCGTCATCAGGCCCACACCGACAATCTGATTGGCTATTTCGCCACCACCCAGGTCCTGCGCAGCCACCTCGATCCCCAGCAATCGGTCGAGCAGTTCTGGCAGCAGTTGCACGCCACGCACCTGGCGGCGCAACAGCATGCCGACGTGCCGTTCGAGCGCTTGGTGGAAGCCTTGCAGGTGCGCCGCGATCTCAGCCACACGCCGCTGTTCCAGGCGTTGTTCAACCTGATCCAGCGCGATGCCAACGCCACGCTCGAACAACGCTTCGCCGGCTTGCCGGCGCAACGGCTCAACGTCGAAAGCGACAGTGCCCTGGTGGACATCGGCCTGCACATCGAGCAGCAGGGCGAGGAGTGGCAATGCGTGCTGGAATACAACACCGATCTGTTCCTGGCACAGACCGCGCAACGGTATGCCGATGAGTTCCGCTATCTGCTCGAAGGCATGTTGCAAGAACCGGATGCGCGCCTCTGGGATATCGACCTGGCCAACGCCGACCATGCCTTGGCCCAGCGTCCATGGAATTGTCTGGCACAATCCTTGACGCCGGCAGTGGACGTCATCGTCCGCTTCGAAGCGCAGGCCGTCCTGACGCCCGATGCGCTGGCGGTGGATTGCCAGGACCAACAACTGACCTATGCGCAGCTCAATGCCATCAGCAATCGCCTGGCCCATTGGCTGCGGGCGCAAGGTGTCGGCACGGATGATCTGATTGCGGTCTGCCTGAGCCGTGGCCCATGGCTGCTGCCAACGCTGCTCGGGATCCACAAGGCCGGCGCGGCGTACCTGCCATTGGATCCGCAGTACCCGAGCGAGCGCCTGGCCTTCATCATCGAGCATGCGCGCCCGGCCCTGGTGCTCACTGAAAGCCTCTGCGCCGAGGCCTTGGGCGGCGTTGATCACATTCTGCTCGACCGGTTGCCGCTGGACACCCGCAGCGACGCCAATCTTGCATTGCCGATCGATGCGCAGCAGCGCGCCTACGTGATCTACACCTCGGGCTCGACTGGCACACCGAAAGGCGTGCAGGTCAACCGTGGCAACCTGAGCAACTTGCTGGCCGGCCTCGATCGCTTGCTGCCCCTTGGCGCCAAAGATGTCTGGCTCGCCAGCACCACGTACGCCTTCGATATGTGCAAGCCGGAGCTGTTCCTGCCGCTGGTCAACGGCGCGGCCATCCTGCTGGCGCGCCGCGAGCAGGTGGTCGATGGGCATCAGTTGTTCGCGCTGCTGCGCCGGGCCACGGTATTCCAGGCGACCCCCGCGGGTTGGCAGATCCTGCTGGAAACCGGCCAGGCCGATTGGCCGCCGCTGCGTGGCCTGATCGGTGGCGAGGCGGTGCCCGGTGAGCTGGTGAACGAACTGCGGGGCCGTGGCGTGGCGCTGATCAACGCCTACGGCCCGACGGAAACCACCGTCTGGTCGACCACCCAGGCATTGCAGGACGTGCCGTCCGGCGTCGCCGATATCGGCATGCCTCTGCTCAATACGCTCTGCTACGTGCTCGACGACATGCTCCGTCCGGTGCCACTGGGCGCCACGGGTGAGCTGTATATCGCCGGCTCCGGCGTCACCCGGGGTTACCAGCGCGCGCCGGCTACCACGGCGGCGGCATATTTGCCTGACCCATATGCCGGTGAGCCGGGTAGCCGCATGTATCGCACTGGCGACCTGGTGCGCCGCCGCCACGATGGGCGGCTGGCCTATGTCGGACGCGGTGACTTCCAAGTCAAGGTGCGCGGTTTCCGCATCGAACCCGGTGAAATCGAATCTCTGCTGCGCCGTTACCCCGGCGTGGAAGAAGCGGTGGTGATGATCGATGCCCGCAGCCAGAGCCTGTTTGCCTGGTTGCAGGCACCGAGCCCGGTCGATCAGGCGGCGCTGCGTCGGTATCTGGAAGGCGTACTGCCGGGATACATGATTCCGGCCGGTTTCATCGAACAGCCACGGTTTGCCCTCAATGCCAACGGCAAGATCGATCGCAAGGCCTTGCCGGCCCCGCAGCCGGTGGCGATCCAGGGTGTGGCGCCGCGCAACGAACTGGAGCGGCAATTGGCGGACATCTGGCAGGAGCTGCTGGCGTTGCCGCAGGTCGGGGTGTTCAACAGCTTCTTCGAGCTGGGCGGCCATTCTTTGTTGGCCATGCGTTTGATGACCCAGGTCGAGAGCCGTTTTGGCGTCAAGCTTGAGTTGCGCAGCCTATTCCAGAACCCGACGATCGCCGCGCTCGCCGAACAGATCGAAAAACCCCAGGGGCCGTCGACCGACGAAGCCCTGGACGAAATGCAGCGCCTGTTGGCCGAGATGGAACTGTAA